A window of Halobacillus naozhouensis genomic DNA:
GCGCTGTCGGTTCTGGGATCAGTGCTCCATCAGCCGTGAACCCCGCGTCCAGCAAAGCTAAAGCGCCATTACCAGTGCATTCTTCTTCAATAACGGTTTGAATTTGAAGGTCCGCTCCCAGTTGAATTCCGGACTGCTGAAGAGCTTTAACAGCATAGATCATTGAGGCTACGCCGCCTTTCATGTCCAGCACTCCACGGCCATACATGCGGTCGTCGATGGTTACTGGTGAAAAAGGGTCATGCTCCCAAAGATGTTCGGGTTCAGCACTGACGACATCAATATGACCCTGGAGGATAAGGCTTTTACCGGTTTTAGGCTGATCACTTTTCCATTCTCCTACCACAACTGGGCGCCCTTTATACGACCACTCTGGATGGCCGAAATTTTTATAGGAAGACAGCACCTCAGGGTCTGGTTCAAATGACGTTGTTTCCATATTCATCTCCCTTAGATGATTCTGGATAAATGCTTGAACCTCTTGCTCATTTCCTAGTGTGCTCTGGTAGGAGCCGAGGGTTTTTAAAAAGAGATGGGCTTCGTTCCATAACTCATCAATTGTTTCATGAACCTTTTTCACGGATTCTGATTGTACTGGTGGACTTGACTGTTCTTTCATGCAAAATTCCTCCCTTTCAGTAGTTTCTTTCATTAATAGTGTGAAATTTCTTACTATTAGTTTATCTTATATGAATTGACTATTAAACTAGAAGGTTTGCTGTCCTTTTAAAAAAGTTATCAACCGACGGCACCTCTCAAAAAAGGAGATCAAGCTTACGAAGGGGATCATTCAGAGTACGGGGCACATGTTTTATAAGTAACCTACATATTCTGATTATATGGAACACTAGACAAACAGGAGCAGGTCGAATCAATTTGGACGAGTTTTCCCTGACAACCTGTTATAGTAAAAGAAAGAAGTTTGAGGTGAAAATATGGATGCAAAAATGATCCTAGACAGAGTACAACAACATACCCCTACTATTCTTGGCAGTCGAAATTTTGCTAAGTTTGCTATTTTATTACCCTTGGTTCAAAAAGATAACGAAACGCATGTGCTGTTTGAAGTTCGTTCCAGGCAGCTTCGCAGACAGCCAGGAGATATTTGTTTCCCAGGAGGAAGAATTGACCGGCAGGATACCTCCGAGGAAGCCGCTGCCCTAAGGGAGACGAGTGAAGAATTAGGAATCGATGAAGCGGATATTTCAGATATTTTTCCATTGGACTACATGGTTTCCCCGTTTGGGATGATCGTCTATCCTTATACAGGGTTTATTCATGACCCTGAATCGATTAAGTTGAACCTGGCGGAAGTGGAAGACTACTTCACAGTTCCTCTTTCATTCTTTATGGAGACCAAGCCGCAAATTCACAAGGTGGACTTTGAGGCGAAACCGGAGGATGACTTCCCGTTTGACCTCATTGTCGGCGGAGAGGATTACGATTGGCGTACAAGGCAAATCGATGAGTATTTCTATATTTATGAAGATAAAGTGATTTGGGGGCTGACCGGAAAAATTCTTGCCCATTTTGTGGAGATGGTGCGGTAACAATGGTAAGTAACAGAAACAATCAAGCACCTATAGGTACCCCTTTTTATTACGGGTGGATGGTTGTATTTGCTGCAGGGTTAAGCATGTTTTTTTCTGGCCCAGGGCAAACGTACTCCATTTCAATCTTTATCGAACATTATAATATAGG
This region includes:
- a CDS encoding NUDIX hydrolase; its protein translation is MDAKMILDRVQQHTPTILGSRNFAKFAILLPLVQKDNETHVLFEVRSRQLRRQPGDICFPGGRIDRQDTSEEAAALRETSEELGIDEADISDIFPLDYMVSPFGMIVYPYTGFIHDPESIKLNLAEVEDYFTVPLSFFMETKPQIHKVDFEAKPEDDFPFDLIVGGEDYDWRTRQIDEYFYIYEDKVIWGLTGKILAHFVEMVR